A genomic window from Antedon mediterranea chromosome 4, ecAntMedi1.1, whole genome shotgun sequence includes:
- the LOC140047995 gene encoding uncharacterized protein, with protein MPTGVQIWVKEHKPDSGLNAAELADNYFQARKGIDFEKKFQNRKHENRNNQEKTVKGTPEVDTRDHARKEKLREENELKSEKASGVISHQLDDVVNFQEEFGHLDGQLLSNNPPKEKVHKTRSEKRKVRKEFAKTKEAQSSQDSELDILDIGRDKIKDYQVKDRTLISLREQMLVQKDDDTIKIVCKDGILFRQVFTKHQTEPIEQLVVPYPCRNSVLKVSHDIPLAGHLGRKKTLDRIKQRFFWPGIRKDVTEYCNTCENCQKTSKYKTKLKAPMIPMSVIVSEPFRQIYMNIVGSLLVIINNYVVCYYGVFKFYRLGVG; from the coding sequence ATGCCCACAGGGGTACAAATTTGGGTTAAAGAACATAAACCAGATTCTGGATTAAATGCTGCAGAATTAgcagataattattttcaagcTAGAAAAGGTATCGATTTTgagaaaaagtttcaaaatagaaaacacgaaaatCGAAACAACCAGGAGAAAACAGTGAAAGGCACTCCTGAAGTTGACACTAGAGATCATGctagaaaagaaaaactaagAGAGGAAAACGAATTAAAGTCGGAAAAAGCTTCTGGGGTTATTTCACATCAGTTAGATGATGTGGTTAATTTTCAAGAAGAATTTGGACATTTAGATGGCCAACTACTCAGTAACAACCCTCCCAAGGAAAAAGTTCATAAAACCAGAAGTGAGAAACGAAAAGTTAGGAAAGAGTTTGCAAAAACAAAGGAAGCTCAATCTAGCCAAGATAGtgaattagacattttagaTATTGGCAGAGATAAAATTAAGGATTATCAGGTTAAGGATAGAACTTTAATTTCACTTCGAGAACAGATGTTAGTACAGAAGGATGATGACACTATAAAGATAGTCTGTAAGGatggaattttatttaggcAGGTTTTCACTAAACACCAGACAGAACCAATAGAGCAATTAGTAGTTCCATACCCTTGCCGTAATAGTGTATTGAAAGTCTCACATGATATTCCTTTGGCAGGTCATTTAGGTAGGAAAAAGACATTAGATAGGATAAAGCAGAGATTCTTTTGGCCTGGTATTAGAAAGGATGTGACCGAATATTGTAACACTTGTGAAAATTGTCAGAAAACTTCaaagtataaaactaaattGAAGGCCCCGATGATTCCTATGTCAGTAATTGTTAGTGAACCATTCCGACAAATTTACATGAATATTGTTGGttcattattagtaattattaataattatgttgtatgttattatGGCGTATTTAAGTTTTATAGACTAGGAGTGGGTTAA